A stretch of DNA from Synergistaceae bacterium:
TATATTTCGAGACGCCATGCACTCTTTCGGGCTGCTCGTAGTCGACCGACAGGGAATGAAAACCCAACCATGCCACGATTCCGCGGATGAATAAATTTTCTTCGGTCATGCCGTTGATGATGTCAACGACCTTTCTGTCCATCAGACGGAAATCCGCGACGCCGTCCTCCAGCTCGACCTCCGCAAGGGCATTGTTCAGCTTGCGGAAGAGGCGGGAAGTCAGCTTCTTGAAATATCCGGTGTCGGGAGAATAGCGGCGTCTGGCGTTCACGATGTCGTACCCTTTGCGCCAGAGATCGAGCATGATGGGAATGAACTCCGGAGGGTGTTGAAAGTCTCCGTCCATCGTAACGACACAACGGTTCCGGGCGAAGGCCAGGCCGGTTCTTATGGCGGTTTGATGGCCGAAGTTTCTGGACAAGGAAATATAACGCACCGAGGGAAATTCGCGGCTGACTTCGCGCAGAATGGCAAGAGTCCCATCGGAACTCGCGTCGTCCACAAAAATAATCTCGAAGGGCAGATCATTTTCCTGAAAAACTTCTTTCAATTTTCGGCTCAGGGGCATAATGTTTTC
This window harbors:
- a CDS encoding glycosyltransferase family 2 protein is translated as MLEEKESCSVVVPVFNEEENIMPLSRKLKEVFQENDLPFEIIFVDDASSDGTLAILREVSREFPSVRYISLSRNFGHQTAIRTGLAFARNRCVVTMDGDFQHPPEFIPIMLDLWRKGYDIVNARRRYSPDTGYFKKLTSRLFRKLNNALAEVELEDGVADFRLMDRKVVDIINGMTEENLFIRGIVAWLGFHSLSVDYEQPERVHGVSKYTLKKMFSLALSGITSFSVKPLRLALAFGCAFSGLAFLYGVYAIYVYFMGRAISGWASLLVSTLFLGGIQLTCLGIIGEYLAKVHMQVKNRPAFVIKEFSCDHGQDRKTS